In Reichenbachiella agarivorans, one genomic interval encodes:
- a CDS encoding DUF1684 domain-containing protein — protein sequence MKRILLALLLSVLIFYIFTQVNSDESSTSSYIESITKERIEKDQFMNTSSNSPFYNHRDSTIALKYYPIDETYKVIARVELIEENRLLTLGSSDGNQVTYRQYAYVYFNLQDQECTLLILKNVSEGTLFTAFADLTSASETYGAGRYLDLDFNRAKRITLDFNRAYNPYCNYNHDYSCPLPPKENMLNVAVRAGEKDFSK from the coding sequence ATGAAACGAATCTTACTTGCCCTCCTTCTCTCTGTATTGATTTTTTATATTTTCACCCAAGTCAACAGCGACGAATCCTCTACTTCGTCTTACATAGAATCTATCACCAAGGAGCGAATAGAAAAAGACCAATTCATGAATACTTCTTCCAATTCCCCCTTTTATAACCATAGAGATAGTACCATAGCTTTGAAGTATTACCCCATAGATGAGACTTACAAGGTCATTGCTAGAGTAGAATTGATAGAAGAAAATAGATTACTTACATTGGGGAGTTCTGATGGCAATCAAGTCACCTATCGCCAATATGCCTATGTATATTTCAATCTTCAAGATCAAGAATGTACGCTGCTGATCTTGAAAAATGTAAGTGAAGGAACCCTGTTTACAGCATTTGCGGATCTGACCAGTGCATCCGAAACCTATGGAGCAGGTAGATACCTCGACTTGGATTTTAACAGAGCAAAAAGGATTACCCTTGACTTCAATAGAGCCTACAATCCTTATTGCAATTATAACCACGATTACTCCTGCCCACTACCTCCGAAAGAAAACATGCTAAATGTGGCCGTAAGAGCTGGAGAGAAGGATTTCTCCAAGTAA
- the radC gene encoding RadC family protein: MQYSSNLTIKKWAEEDRPREKLILKGKASLSEAELIAILIGSGTKSLTAVQVAQNILSSTHNNLNELAKLSLNDLKKFSGIGEAKAISIISALELGRRRKESEPERKPKITGSDDVFALMKAHLLDLNHEEFWAVYLNRGNFVIHKEQISSGGVSGTVVDSKLLFKKALEVLASSVILVHNHPSGNLNPSQEDITLTKKLQEAGRVLEIPVLDHVIFTDHAYFSFADESMM; encoded by the coding sequence ATGCAATATTCAAGCAATCTGACCATCAAGAAATGGGCAGAAGAAGATCGGCCTAGAGAAAAATTAATTTTAAAAGGGAAAGCCTCACTATCAGAGGCAGAATTGATCGCTATATTAATAGGCAGTGGTACCAAGAGTCTGACAGCAGTACAGGTGGCACAAAATATACTATCTAGCACTCACAACAATCTCAACGAACTGGCGAAGCTTTCACTGAATGATCTCAAAAAATTCAGCGGCATAGGAGAGGCCAAAGCTATCTCCATCATCAGCGCACTTGAGTTAGGAAGACGAAGAAAGGAATCCGAACCAGAAAGAAAACCTAAAATCACTGGATCCGATGACGTTTTTGCGCTCATGAAGGCTCACCTTTTGGATCTAAACCACGAAGAGTTTTGGGCAGTTTATCTCAACAGAGGCAATTTCGTCATTCACAAGGAGCAAATAAGCTCTGGCGGTGTGAGTGGAACAGTGGTAGATAGCAAACTCCTGTTCAAAAAAGCTTTGGAAGTGTTAGCTTCATCAGTCATTTTGGTACACAACCACCCTTCGGGCAACCTCAACCCTAGCCAAGAGGACATCACCCTCACCAAAAAACTACAAGAAGCTGGAAGAGTCCTAGAGATACCTGTATTAGATCATGTAATATTTACGGATCATGCTTACTTTAGCTTCGCAGACGAATCCATGATGTAA
- the rpsT gene encoding 30S ribosomal protein S20: MANHKSALKRIRSNEAKRLRNRYQHKTTRTFVKRLKNTADKAEAQELLKTVVGMIDKLAKNNIIHKNNASNQKSKLTKLVASL, from the coding sequence ATGGCGAATCATAAATCGGCTTTAAAGAGAATCAGGTCTAACGAGGCTAAAAGATTGAGAAACAGATATCAGCACAAGACAACTCGTACTTTTGTTAAAAGGTTGAAAAACACTGCTGACAAAGCTGAAGCGCAAGAATTATTGAAGACAGTAGTTGGCATGATTGACAAATTGGCTAAGAACAACATTATTCACAAGAATAATGCTTCTAACCAAAAGTCAAAATTGACCAAGCTAGTAGCTTCTCTATAA
- a CDS encoding serine hydrolase domain-containing protein — translation MRRITFCLLLSLLSAVSYAQPIFDTHRSVDSLIYVSPNYLFVDSIALHTGIDSIVHRAISEGAFPGCQILLAQHGQVFYHQSFGYHTYDSMIAVDNAHLYDLASVTKIAATTLALMKLHDEGQLDLDQTLAYYFPYLKRSNKGDITLRKVLAHQSRIRSWIPYYEESQRRNGHYRRKTISQDSSVNYPYRIPGSDLFLHKDYYERKLKRMIKRSKLYKEEGYVYSGLAFYLFPELIERLSGQGFEEYLTANFYLPIGSTSLGFTPLHKYALDQIVPTEIDSFFRMAPLHGVVHDEGAAVMQGVSGNAGLFSNSWDLAKVMQMWLNDGVYAGQRYLSDSVIHEFTRCQYCEQGNRRGLGFDKPLIEYDQIKSSVAKDASPNSYGHSGFTGTLVWMDPDNGLLFVFLSNRVYPTRDNKKIYELNVRPDIHNLVYELLKKQKS, via the coding sequence ATGCGAAGGATTACGTTTTGCTTATTGCTCTCACTGCTGTCGGCAGTGTCATATGCCCAGCCGATATTCGATACCCATCGATCTGTGGATTCGTTGATCTATGTTTCTCCCAATTACTTATTTGTAGATTCGATTGCATTGCATACTGGGATAGATTCGATAGTTCATCGAGCTATATCCGAAGGAGCATTTCCAGGGTGTCAAATATTGTTGGCTCAGCATGGCCAGGTTTTTTATCATCAGTCTTTTGGGTACCATACTTATGACAGTATGATTGCGGTTGATAATGCGCACTTGTACGATTTGGCATCAGTCACTAAAATAGCTGCGACCACTTTGGCACTGATGAAACTTCATGATGAAGGTCAATTGGATTTGGATCAAACTTTAGCATACTATTTTCCCTATCTCAAACGATCCAACAAAGGTGACATCACCTTGCGTAAGGTATTGGCTCACCAGTCGCGCATTAGAAGTTGGATACCGTATTATGAAGAGTCACAACGTCGCAATGGACATTACCGACGAAAGACCATCAGTCAGGATTCATCTGTTAACTATCCCTATCGGATTCCTGGTTCTGATTTGTTTCTACATAAGGATTATTATGAAAGGAAGCTTAAACGGATGATCAAGAGGTCTAAACTGTACAAGGAAGAAGGCTATGTATATTCTGGCTTGGCATTTTATTTATTTCCTGAATTGATAGAGCGGTTGTCGGGACAGGGTTTTGAGGAATATTTGACTGCCAATTTTTATCTACCAATCGGATCGACTTCATTGGGTTTTACGCCACTCCATAAATATGCTTTGGATCAAATCGTACCTACTGAAATTGATTCTTTTTTCAGAATGGCTCCTCTACATGGTGTGGTGCATGACGAAGGAGCTGCGGTGATGCAGGGCGTATCTGGCAATGCAGGTTTGTTTAGCAACTCATGGGATTTGGCCAAGGTGATGCAAATGTGGTTGAATGATGGGGTCTATGCCGGACAACGATATTTGTCTGACAGTGTGATTCATGAGTTTACCAGATGTCAGTATTGTGAGCAGGGCAACAGACGAGGTTTGGGTTTTGATAAGCCACTCATTGAATATGATCAAATCAAGAGTAGTGTGGCCAAAGATGCCAGCCCAAATAGCTATGGACATTCGGGATTTACAGGGACTTTGGTCTGGATGGATCCTGACAATGGATTGCTTTTTGTATTTTTATCCAATCGTGTGTATCCCACCAGAGATAATAAGAAAATATATGAACTGAACGTAAGGCCTGATATTCACAATTTGGTATATGAATTGCTGAAAAAGCAAAAATCCTGA
- a CDS encoding OmpA family protein codes for MSKRFLVVIGLICALNSRAQIQVFSEQESIGYGLNTTSDESDVVISPDESQLYFTRKNHPDNVGGVQDPGDVWMSEHQVDGSWSAPINLKEINTAGLNQFIGFLDIERRILINTDNGLISYFRVSGKWFESDPIEVAYFKNQGEMFTASLSNDAKIMLFGMESFGTYGVEDIYVSKLQSDGKWSSPKNLGSKINTANQEITPFLASDNKTLFFSSNGLGGEGSFDVFMSTRLDDTWQNWSTPVNLGPKVNTVGRESSFVLPIEKEFAFLISTQNSDGYGDIKMVRVAQEIEKAEVVEEVVKVQKTEDKLAILTGEARDIVTKKVIVGAEVEAKVLPSGIVKKGRTNRMGQFTLHIPEGESYEIKVRAYLYMTAELDLNKTQAAQNQLHAFALNPIIEGNTISLDHVLFIQGKSELVAGSEKELDLVVEMMKYNPDINIFLSGHTDNQGNSDLNLKLSEDRVETVKKYLLKSGVAADRIAGQGFGGTKPRASNANEESRKLNRRVEFTIHKK; via the coding sequence ATGAGTAAAAGATTTTTGGTAGTGATTGGTTTGATATGTGCACTGAACAGTAGGGCTCAAATACAGGTATTCAGCGAGCAAGAATCGATCGGCTATGGGTTGAATACTACCTCAGACGAGAGTGATGTGGTGATCAGTCCTGACGAGAGCCAATTGTATTTTACACGAAAAAATCATCCTGACAATGTAGGTGGAGTGCAGGATCCAGGTGATGTATGGATGAGTGAGCACCAGGTAGATGGGTCTTGGTCTGCGCCAATCAATCTCAAGGAGATCAATACTGCTGGATTGAATCAATTCATTGGTTTTTTGGATATCGAAAGAAGAATTTTGATCAATACAGACAATGGATTGATTTCTTATTTTAGAGTGAGTGGCAAGTGGTTTGAGTCTGACCCAATAGAGGTAGCATATTTTAAGAATCAAGGTGAAATGTTCACGGCTAGTTTGTCCAATGATGCTAAAATCATGCTGTTTGGGATGGAGTCATTTGGGACCTATGGTGTAGAGGACATCTATGTCAGCAAGTTGCAAAGTGATGGAAAATGGAGCTCTCCTAAGAATCTCGGTTCGAAAATTAATACCGCCAATCAAGAAATCACCCCGTTTCTAGCTTCTGATAATAAGACTTTGTTTTTTTCTTCCAATGGACTGGGGGGTGAGGGTAGCTTTGATGTATTTATGAGCACCAGACTGGATGACACATGGCAGAACTGGTCTACGCCAGTCAACTTGGGTCCCAAGGTAAATACTGTAGGAAGGGAAAGTTCTTTTGTCCTACCTATAGAGAAGGAATTTGCTTTTCTCATCAGTACCCAAAACAGTGATGGATATGGAGATATAAAAATGGTGCGTGTAGCCCAAGAGATAGAAAAGGCTGAGGTGGTCGAAGAAGTAGTAAAGGTGCAGAAGACCGAAGATAAGCTGGCTATACTGACTGGAGAGGCGAGAGATATCGTAACGAAGAAAGTAATCGTAGGAGCAGAAGTCGAGGCGAAAGTATTGCCAAGTGGGATAGTAAAAAAGGGCCGTACCAATCGTATGGGGCAGTTTACGCTGCACATACCAGAAGGGGAATCCTATGAGATCAAAGTCAGAGCATATTTGTATATGACTGCAGAGCTGGATCTGAATAAAACGCAAGCCGCCCAAAATCAATTGCATGCTTTTGCCTTGAATCCGATCATCGAGGGGAATACAATTTCGTTGGATCATGTTTTATTCATCCAGGGTAAAAGTGAGTTGGTAGCTGGGTCAGAAAAGGAGCTGGATCTAGTGGTAGAGATGATGAAGTACAATCCTGACATCAATATCTTTTTGTCTGGACATACTGATAACCAAGGCAACTCTGATCTGAATCTAAAATTGAGTGAGGACAGAGTTGAGACTGTGAAAAAGTACCTCTTGAAAAGTGGGGTTGCAGCTGATCGAATCGCAGGTCAGGGATTCGGTGGTACCAAGCCTAGAGCAAGCAATGCCAACGAAGAATCAAGGAAACTCAACCGAAGAGTTGAGTTTACCATTCACAAAAAGTAA